The Teredinibacter sp. KSP-S5-2 genome includes a window with the following:
- a CDS encoding AEC family transporter: protein MQNLLIIVVCMSLGYLLQKTKKFPDNAAQTLNLYIIYVSVPAVIFLQIPKIQLGWSALIPASAAWILLILSALLTRFAARFFSWSKAEEGCLMLLIPLGNTSFLGLPLLDATLGKEALPIGLLYDQFGSFIALSTYGMWVLATYSGEKASAKEAIKKVLSFPPFICIFLALALTGVNYPSWAESILSRLADTLVPVVIVAVGLQWQFKTDNSHIGAISFALLIKLMLLPALTFATLSLFGDLDLTDKVTILQAGMSSMITAGALASSHQLAPRMSAAIVGYGILISLITVPMWHSIIT from the coding sequence ATGCAAAATTTGCTCATCATCGTTGTCTGCATGAGTTTGGGTTACTTACTGCAAAAAACAAAAAAATTCCCGGACAATGCGGCACAAACATTAAATTTATATATCATTTATGTTTCAGTTCCTGCCGTAATTTTTTTACAGATTCCCAAAATCCAGTTGGGCTGGTCAGCATTGATCCCGGCATCCGCGGCCTGGATTCTATTAATCCTATCCGCTCTGTTAACACGTTTTGCTGCACGCTTTTTTTCCTGGAGTAAAGCCGAAGAAGGCTGTTTGATGCTGCTTATTCCTCTTGGAAACACATCGTTTCTCGGGCTACCACTGCTTGATGCCACCCTGGGTAAGGAAGCCTTACCCATCGGCCTGCTCTACGACCAGTTTGGTAGCTTTATCGCTCTAAGCACTTACGGCATGTGGGTACTGGCGACCTATTCAGGGGAAAAAGCATCAGCCAAAGAGGCGATAAAAAAAGTTCTCAGCTTTCCACCATTTATTTGTATTTTTCTGGCGTTAGCTCTGACCGGGGTAAATTACCCTAGTTGGGCGGAATCCATTCTCAGTCGTCTGGCAGACACACTTGTTCCAGTCGTTATTGTTGCGGTTGGATTACAGTGGCAGTTTAAAACTGATAATTCGCATATAGGGGCAATCAGTTTTGCCTTGCTCATTAAACTGATGCTTTTACCCGCATTAACCTTTGCTACCCTATCACTGTTTGGCGATTTGGATCTGACAGACAAGGTCACCATATTACAGGCAGGTATGTCCTCAATGATCACAGCGGGCGCTTTGGCATCCAGCCACCAGCTTGCCCCACGGATGTCAGCAGCAATTGTCGGCTATGGAATTCTAATAAGTTTGATCACCGTCCCTATGTGGCACTCAATAATTACTTAA
- a CDS encoding efflux RND transporter periplasmic adaptor subunit, whose protein sequence is MAIRELVRRLPLWIKILIPGVFIIVMVVVLSPKPKPVPKPPETLTQVAVVPVQMQQASVDVITQGTVSPRREIDIVARVAGEVVSVAPNFVDGGFFNEDETLVSIDRADYEYALAGAKSKLANAEQALASERGRARQAKREWQDLGNRDANDLFLRKPQLAASEEAVKAAKADVNNAQLNLARTAISVPFAGRIRTTYADLGQYVTPGTRIARIYDTSVAEVRLPLTDRQVALVDLPLGVNQGLNDSLATVKVSAEIGGTRYYWDGKIKRTEASVDTQSRMYYAVAEIENPFITDESSGRPPLLVGLFVDVEIKGKQLDQVAKLPENAVFRRNRIYALDEKNVVQEKQVNVIKHQDGHVWIRDGLTQNTKVIVGQQAFLSPGQEVEPKPYLLAEEK, encoded by the coding sequence TTGGCCATTCGAGAGTTAGTTCGTCGACTTCCTTTGTGGATAAAAATCTTAATTCCTGGCGTGTTTATCATTGTGATGGTGGTGGTGTTGAGTCCCAAGCCAAAACCCGTCCCTAAACCACCAGAAACTCTGACGCAAGTTGCGGTTGTGCCCGTACAAATGCAGCAGGCCAGTGTGGATGTCATTACTCAGGGAACAGTATCGCCCAGGCGGGAGATTGATATTGTGGCCCGCGTGGCCGGTGAAGTTGTCTCTGTTGCACCAAACTTTGTTGATGGTGGCTTTTTTAACGAGGATGAAACACTGGTCAGTATTGATCGAGCGGACTATGAATATGCGCTGGCAGGTGCTAAATCAAAGCTGGCTAATGCCGAGCAGGCACTGGCTTCTGAACGGGGGCGGGCTCGTCAGGCAAAACGGGAATGGCAGGACTTGGGCAACCGTGATGCCAACGACTTATTCTTGCGTAAACCTCAACTGGCCGCTTCAGAAGAAGCGGTGAAAGCCGCCAAGGCGGATGTTAACAACGCGCAGTTGAATTTAGCTCGTACCGCTATAAGCGTGCCGTTTGCCGGACGAATAAGAACAACCTATGCCGATTTAGGGCAATACGTAACACCGGGAACACGTATTGCGCGGATATACGACACCAGTGTTGCAGAGGTTCGCTTGCCGCTAACAGACCGCCAGGTTGCTTTGGTGGATTTACCCTTAGGTGTCAATCAAGGGTTAAATGACAGTTTGGCTACGGTAAAGGTCAGTGCGGAGATTGGCGGAACACGTTACTACTGGGATGGAAAAATTAAGCGAACGGAAGCCAGTGTCGATACGCAATCCCGAATGTATTACGCCGTTGCTGAGATCGAAAATCCGTTTATCACCGATGAGTCATCTGGTCGGCCTCCCTTATTGGTGGGGTTGTTTGTTGATGTTGAAATCAAGGGTAAGCAGCTTGATCAAGTAGCAAAACTGCCGGAGAACGCCGTATTCCGGCGAAACCGTATTTACGCTCTGGATGAAAAAAATGTTGTCCAGGAAAAACAGGTTAATGTGATCAAGCATCAAGATGGGCATGTTTGGATTCGGGATGGTCTAACACAAAACACTAAAGTGATTGTCGGGCAGCAGGCTTTTCTTTCTCCAGGTCAGGAGGTTGAACCAAAACCGTATTTGTTAGCTGAGGAGAAGTAA
- a CDS encoding O-acetylhomoserine aminocarboxypropyltransferase/cysteine synthase family protein → MKLESIALHHGYESEQTTKSAAVPIYQTTSYTFDNTQHGADLFNLAVPGNIYTRIMNPTTGVLEQRVAALEGGVGALAVASGMAAITYAIQCLCEVGSNIVSTSQLYGGTYNLFAHTLPKQGIEVRMVSHDDFQAFESAIDENTKAVFCESIGNPAGNIVDIKQLAEVAHKKGVPLIVDNTVATPFLCRAFDFGADIVVHSLTKYMGGHGTSIGGVIVDSGKFDWVANKDRFPILNEPDPSYHGVVYTEAFGPAAFIGRCRVVPLRNTGAAISPLNAFQILQGLETLGIRMERHCENAEKLAEFLKNHEKVNWVNYAALPTSPYNDVCKKITGGKASGILSFGIKGGIEAGAQFIDALQMILRLVNIGDAKSLACHPASTTHRQLNEEELATAGVSSDLVRISVGIEHIDDIIADVSQALDKVSV, encoded by the coding sequence ATGAAACTGGAATCTATTGCACTGCATCATGGTTATGAGTCTGAACAAACGACGAAATCTGCGGCTGTGCCTATTTATCAAACCACATCCTATACATTCGATAATACGCAGCATGGTGCAGATCTATTTAATTTAGCTGTTCCCGGAAATATCTATACCCGAATTATGAATCCAACAACGGGTGTTCTGGAACAGCGTGTTGCAGCTCTAGAGGGCGGCGTTGGTGCCCTGGCTGTTGCATCAGGTATGGCGGCAATCACATATGCTATTCAGTGCTTGTGTGAGGTCGGATCAAATATTGTTAGCACCAGCCAGCTATATGGTGGAACCTATAACCTCTTTGCTCACACTTTGCCAAAGCAGGGAATCGAAGTGCGTATGGTTTCCCACGATGATTTTCAGGCTTTTGAAAGTGCGATAGATGAGAATACTAAAGCCGTTTTTTGTGAGTCCATTGGTAATCCTGCCGGGAATATTGTTGATATTAAACAACTGGCGGAAGTTGCGCATAAAAAAGGCGTGCCGCTGATTGTCGACAATACCGTCGCAACGCCATTTCTTTGCCGTGCTTTTGATTTCGGTGCAGATATTGTCGTGCATTCTCTCACCAAGTATATGGGGGGCCACGGCACATCTATTGGTGGTGTGATTGTCGATTCTGGGAAATTTGATTGGGTTGCCAATAAAGATCGTTTTCCGATTCTAAATGAACCAGATCCTTCCTATCATGGTGTGGTGTATACCGAAGCTTTTGGTCCGGCTGCGTTTATCGGCCGGTGTCGGGTTGTGCCTTTGCGTAATACCGGCGCTGCGATATCACCATTAAATGCTTTTCAAATTCTACAAGGGTTGGAAACGCTGGGCATACGCATGGAGCGTCATTGTGAAAATGCGGAAAAACTGGCGGAGTTCCTAAAGAATCATGAAAAAGTGAATTGGGTGAATTATGCGGCGTTACCAACCAGCCCATACAATGACGTGTGTAAAAAAATTACCGGTGGTAAAGCTTCGGGCATTTTGAGTTTTGGTATCAAAGGCGGCATAGAAGCTGGAGCGCAGTTCATTGATGCGTTGCAAATGATTTTACGTTTGGTAAATATTGGTGATGCCAAGTCTTTGGCTTGCCATCCTGCTTCCACAACTCACCGACAATTAAATGAAGAAGAGTTGGCTACCGCTGGTGTGAGTTCTGATTTGGTACGTATCTCGGTGGGTATAGAGCATATCGACGATATTATTGCCGATGTCAGTCAGGCTTTGGATAAGGTTTCTGTGTAA
- a CDS encoding SGNH/GDSL hydrolase family protein, with product MKVLQPILSLLILSLSTIVSSNTIIGGRHTETEEGFLSSWPGTYYEARFTGSKIGIKVKGQADYFNVEIDKQFHSVIQGNNGSPQWIENLDKGTHDIRLSKRTESHYSFASFQGFIPAKGEKLLPVKNQRTRMIEIIGDSNFAGYGNESTERECTEDEIRQKSNADKTFSVLTARHFNADYQLNGYSGQGMVRNWGGNQPDVNYRIHYQRTLTEDPASVYTPPKEWKPEVVLIGLGSNDFSVEVKEKEKWTNVTLHKAYKKAYLDFYRKLRQQYGSKALFIFASQPLAGSDYFNNLVAEIVQSQEKKGDRIAHWKVGVTELIGCQWHYSLNDHLAASKQLIDIIEKNKPEWKKQ from the coding sequence ATGAAGGTATTACAGCCGATTCTATCATTATTAATTCTCTCTCTTTCCACGATCGTATCATCCAACACCATTATTGGTGGACGTCATACAGAAACCGAGGAAGGTTTCCTTTCCAGTTGGCCAGGTACTTACTACGAAGCCCGTTTTACCGGTTCAAAAATTGGAATAAAAGTTAAAGGCCAGGCAGATTACTTTAACGTAGAAATCGATAAGCAATTTCACTCTGTAATACAAGGCAACAATGGTTCACCTCAGTGGATTGAAAACCTTGATAAAGGCACACACGATATTCGATTAAGCAAACGCACAGAATCTCATTATAGCTTCGCGAGCTTCCAGGGTTTTATTCCGGCTAAAGGAGAGAAGTTACTTCCTGTAAAAAATCAACGAACCAGAATGATAGAAATTATTGGTGATTCCAATTTTGCAGGTTACGGAAACGAATCAACCGAACGAGAATGTACAGAAGACGAAATCAGACAAAAATCCAATGCCGATAAAACATTTAGTGTTCTGACAGCCAGGCACTTTAATGCTGACTATCAACTAAACGGCTATTCAGGACAAGGTATGGTACGTAATTGGGGGGGCAACCAACCTGACGTAAATTATCGAATTCACTACCAGAGAACACTTACCGAAGACCCTGCGAGTGTTTATACGCCGCCAAAAGAATGGAAACCCGAGGTCGTCCTTATCGGCCTGGGCTCTAACGACTTTTCGGTCGAAGTAAAAGAAAAAGAAAAATGGACCAACGTCACACTACATAAAGCCTATAAAAAAGCTTACCTCGATTTTTATAGAAAACTAAGACAGCAATACGGCTCCAAAGCTCTGTTTATTTTCGCCTCACAACCCTTAGCAGGTTCAGATTACTTCAATAACTTAGTCGCAGAAATCGTACAGAGTCAGGAGAAAAAAGGAGACCGTATCGCCCACTGGAAAGTCGGAGTTACAGAATTAATCGGATGTCAATGGCACTACTCTTTGAACGACCACCTCGCTGCATCCAAACAGCTGATTGATATTATTGAAAAAAACAAACCGGAATGGAAAAAGCAGTAA